CCGCCTGGACGAGCTCTCCGAACGGGTGGACCACATGATGTCCCTACTTGAGCGCCTCAACGAGAAACGTCCTCGGCCGTCGAGCAAGAAATAGCGCCCGGGAGTACCAGTCCGGCGATCAGCCGTTCCAGCCGCTCCACCTTCGCCGCCAACTCCTCGACCCGTGCGGCGATCAGCTCCCTCTCCTCCACGTTCATGCCATCCGCCGTGACGCTCGCCTCGTCCGTCATCCTGCTTCCTTCCACGCTCGGCGCGGAGCCACCTCACCACGTCGCCTCCGGTTTGGTACGCCCGGAGATTTCTGGTATGTGGTCGGCTGACTCCCCCATTTCGCCTGACGCAGGAGCCGAAAGGCCGCCTATGGTCCACATCACACCTCTCGCTCCCGCTCGGGCGCCTGCACCTAGACCAAGGACGGTCCAGCGGCTGTTTGTGACCGCGCTCGGCGACTTTTTCGCCAGGTCCCGGCCAGCCGCCGCCCCGGCTCAGCACTCGGTCCCCGACACAGCCACGCACCCGTGTGCCCGTGCTGCCGCTGTTCAGAGTTTCCTTACTTGATCAAGGCGGCCCGCAAAGCGGGCCGCGCGGCTCGGCGGCCCGGCCGCCGCTCGCTCCTGTCTGCCGCCCCGCTTTGCGCCGACCGGGCCGCTCGCGCCGCTCGCGGCAGCGGACAAGCCAGACGCGCCAGGATCTACCAGCGGTGACACGACACCGACGTACCACGCGCCGTCCGATGCCCCGAGGCTGAGCGCGCTTCGCGTGCGGCGCCGTCCGCAACGGCCGGCCGGTGGACAACACCAACGGCGCGACGCGATCCCAGCAGCGGGCCGTGACGAAAAAGGCCAGGGCTGAGGGGTGACCGCCGGGGGGTGTACAGGTGACCCTGCACGCCGCTCCAGGCGGTGAAGCGCATCGCTGGCGCGCACCTGCCGGGGTTGCTGTTTCGAGGGGACAAGGGTTTCCTGCCGCATCACTCATCCTCTGTTCGGTCCGGGGCGATTGATCTCGGGCACCGGGAGCGACACGAGCACGCGACCGCAGCCCCGATACCATCGGTACCGGGGTTCTGCGGAATCCCTTCCGGACCACCTCGCGAGCTGCCAGGCCAAGGGGTGGTCCGGTTTCGTCTGGGGTTGTTGTTCAAGTCGGCTACTGGCCGGGGCTCTCCTCCGCCTGTTCCAGCACGAAGCGCGGGTTGTCCGGAGCCGGAACGACGCGCCACCGCCACTCGGTGACGACCTTGAACTGCCGGTGAGCCGGGTTCATGCCCGTGTGCTTCAGGGCCCAAAGCTCAACGGGCTCCGGCTGGTTGTCCACCGCCTCGAACTGGGCGCCGCACTCCAGGCACGCGACGCGGAACACCGGCCTGGGCGTACCGTCCGCGATTTCCTCCGTGAGGGTCCATTCGGCATGACGGACGATCGCTCGGGGGCTCATCGCGCCTCACCTACCGGACCGTCCGGGACGCTCACCACTTTGTCCGCCGGTACGTCCCATTCAGGGCCGCCACCGAGCGGACGCAGCCAAACCCGGCTCAACTGCCGTCCCACGACACGGCCGACCGCACCCCGCGACAGATCACGAGCCAGCGAGCCAATCTCTGGGGTCTGCTTGTCAGTCACGACAGCACCTCCACGCCATGAATCCAGCGCGGCCCCATGTCGATCCCGTGAGTGGCCAGCCACAGCGTCCGACGCCGTTCCCGCCGCAGACGTTCGGCCCGCTCCGCGTCGCGCCGCTGCTGACGTTCCTCCGGGGTCAGCATGTACGGCCGGACCAACGCCACGGGCGATACATTGCCTCACGTTGACGCTCCTTCGCAGCGTTGACCACGCCCCCGGACCGTCGCCGCGGTCGCGGGGGTACTTCGCTGCGTGATCCTGGCGTCACCGAACGGGACGTTGGAACTACGGCCAAATACCACTTGGGGACGTCCCGCGTCGGGTAAAACGTCCCTAGTGCCGTCCTGAGATGCGGAGAGAGACTGTGACGCCCAACGAGAGGCTACGAGCTGTCATGGCAGCCGGCGGCTGGACCCACGCCACGCTTGCGGCAAAGGTCGAGGTCGATCCCAAGTCCGTCGAACGATGGGTGAACCTCGGCCGTGTTCCACGCCGTTCCACGGCCCTGCTGGCAGCAGAGACGCTAGGAGAAGACGTGCACGCACTATGGCCGGCCCTCCGCCAGGCGCGCCCCGCCCGAGCGGTCAGCCCCGAGCTGGTGGCGCTCTACGACCAGCGCGCCGACATCCCCGCGACGGCGTTCGTGGATCTGCTGGCCCAGGCCGGGGAACACATCGACGTACTGGTGTACGCGGCTGTGTTCCTGCACGAGGCGTACCCCCGCCTCAACGCCCTCCTCCGTGAACGCGCCGCCGCAGGCGCGACGATCCGCATCGCCATCGGCGACGCCGACAGCCCGAACGTCCGGCAGCGCGGCGAAGAGGAGCGCTTCGGCCACGGCATCGAGTCCCGGTGCCAACTGGCCCTGATGCACTACCGCCCGCTCATCGGCATCCCGGGCATCGAAGTCCGCACCCACGGCACCACGCTCTACAACTCCCTCTATCGCGGCGACGACCAGATGCTTGTCAACGCCCACGTCTGGGGCGTGAACGCCTACGCCGCCCCGGTGTGGCACCTCCGCCGCAGCGACGCAGGCGGGATATTCGACACCTATGCCGAAAGCTTCAACGCCGTCTGGGCCACCGCATCCCCCGTCGAGGAACACTGAACCCATGGCACGAACCGAGTACTACGACGACCCCAATGCCCCCGAGCCCAACAGCATGGTCGTCGCCGCCTCAGCCGTCGTCACCAACGACCAGGGCCACATCCTGCTTCAGCGCCGCCGGGACAACGACCTGTGGGCCCTGCCCGGCGGAGGCATGGAGCTGACCGACTCGCTTCCAGGCACGGCCATCCGCGAGGTAAAGGAAGAAACGGGCCTGGACATCGAGATCACAGGACTCGTCGGCACCTACACCGACCCTCGCCACATCATCGAGTACTCAGACGGCGAGGTCCGCCGCCAGTTCAACGTCTGCTTCACAGGCCGCATCATCGGCGGCGAACTGGCGATCTCCGAGGAGTCCACCGAACTCCGCTTCGTCACCCCGAACGAGCTGACCGACCTCCCTATGCACCACACGCAGCGACTCAGGCTGGAACACTACCTGGAGAACGGTGACCAGCCGCACCTTGGATAACCATCACCCTAAAATCCAGAAGACGGCATATCAGAAAAATGACGGTTCAACACCGACCTAAACTCTACATTTCAACGCCCGCTCGCAGTAGCGCACGAACCAATACATCGTCATGTTCAGCATTCTGCCATTGAACGATCTCGCAAAGAGAAGTGTTTCCCCGCTCAGAGGGTGACGAATTGAAGGAAAGCACCGCCTGAGAGAGCGATGCATTGGTGACGAGCACGACGGGAAGTACTGACGATTCAAACCGGGCCCTCACCATTTCAAGATCAGCTTGCCCGAACTGCCTATGGCGACGATACTTCACCTCGACCCCAACGAGTCCCTTCTCGCCGCCAACACGAAAATCATATCCACGATCACCATCTTCTCGGGCCACTGGAAAGTCCCACTGGAGAAGTGAACGGTGGATCGCTTTCTCATATCGAGCCGCATTAGCCTGGGGAGAGCCGGCCAAAGCGAGCGCCTCCGTAACCCGACGGGCAGCCAAAATATAGGAAATCGCCGCCTCTGCAGTAAGGTACACATCTCTGCCGTGAGCAACGTGATTACGCAACTCCCTGAGGTCGTGAGCATTACGCACAAGGTCGTCCGGAAGTAGGCCCGTACGCGCCGCCTCTAGAAGCATAGAGTCGGCATGGTGAGCGCGCATAGAGGAGATCGGCAGCGCCGCCGAAAGAGCGTTCTCCAACTCCCGCCATGCACCCATAACAGCAACAATGGGGGCGGATTGAGCGATTGGGAGCAGCTCGTCAAATTCTCTACTTGCTCGGCCTGAATCCCGAGAAGCATCCGGGGCATTTCCTTCAGATTGAACGTCTTCGGAAATTACCGGCTCCCCGGCGCCCCTCTCGATGTCAGCGGCGATCTCGCCTTCAATTTCCGCCGCTTCTCCGGCGATAGCGTCTGCCTGTTTTTGGAAAGTGAGGCCACCCAAGGGAGTTTCGACGGATTCAACCCTTCCCGTTAATGCCGCAAGCTGCTTCCGGAAAACGATGCCCAGCACCAACACGATGCTTGGCCATATGAGAGCTCGGATGTACTCAAGGAGTAGCCGCCAGTCCACCCGTGCATCATGTCATAGGTGACATGGCGGTATAGGCCTGATCAAGGATCCACCGCTCAATCCCGCAACCGTAGTTCGCTCACGTAGGGCACGGGGCCATGAGAGGCCCGTCCACGGTTCCTGTGACAGGTCGCAGCGGTGTCTGACGCGCCCCCGTGTACGGTGATGCGTGCCAGGACGGGCGGGGAACCACGCGCAACGGCAGGGACGACGCAGTGCGCCGGCGCCGCAATCATGGCGACGTTCGCACAACTCAGCTGTCATTCATAGGCCACTTCATACAGTGATTCCCGAGCTGAGAGCGCGAGTTCTATTCTCCTCACCCACTCCAAGCGTCGAAGCCCAGGCCAAGGAGATAATCCCGAACCTGGGCCGTTGTGTCTGTAGCCCGTCTCAGCCCGCGCATGCTTGTTGCATGCCCGATGGGTGGGCGTCTTTTCACTGCGCCCGCACCGGGCTCAATGTCGGCCCCCAGCTCCCGCTGTCGCTCGCGATTGGGGGTGATGGTAGATTACCGGGCCTTCTCCGAGAACTGCCCCGCACAGACCGTCATGTCCTTCAGGTCGCCCCGCTCTCCGTCGAGAGCATGTGACCGGTATGCCGCAGGTCATACAACCGGAAGTCCTCCGGCAACCCGACTTTTCGCCTGAGCCGCCACTTCCGCCCGAAAGTGGACGCCGGGACGGCATGTCCTGCTACCCCATGAATAACCCTGACCATGCCCAACCGCAACCCCGACTGGACACCGCTCAATCCCACACCGCCGACTCTGCCTCCCCCTTAACTATGTGGGGTAACATCTTCGAGACGCCTGGGCAAGTACCTCAGATATTTCCCGACGCCTGATTCTATCGGGCTTGGGCACTTCACACTGAATCAATGCGTGAGCGATTCCTGCTGGAGGGTCATCGACGATTGGATCGGCAACCACGATCGCCTTACACGAACGCGGAGCTCTCGCAGGAAAGGCGTAGACCAACTG
Above is a window of Streptomyces sp. NBC_01803 DNA encoding:
- a CDS encoding NUDIX hydrolase, whose translation is MARTEYYDDPNAPEPNSMVVAASAVVTNDQGHILLQRRRDNDLWALPGGGMELTDSLPGTAIREVKEETGLDIEITGLVGTYTDPRHIIEYSDGEVRRQFNVCFTGRIIGGELAISEESTELRFVTPNELTDLPMHHTQRLRLEHYLENGDQPHLG
- a CDS encoding XRE family transcriptional regulator; the protein is MAAGGWTHATLAAKVEVDPKSVERWVNLGRVPRRSTALLAAETLGEDVHALWPALRQARPARAVSPELVALYDQRADIPATAFVDLLAQAGEHIDVLVYAAVFLHEAYPRLNALLRERAAAGATIRIAIGDADSPNVRQRGEEERFGHGIESRCQLALMHYRPLIGIPGIEVRTHGTTLYNSLYRGDDQMLVNAHVWGVNAYAAPVWHLRRSDAGGIFDTYAESFNAVWATASPVEEH
- a CDS encoding DUF7848 domain-containing protein → MSPRAIVRHAEWTLTEEIADGTPRPVFRVACLECGAQFEAVDNQPEPVELWALKHTGMNPAHRQFKVVTEWRWRVVPAPDNPRFVLEQAEESPGQ